The following proteins are encoded in a genomic region of Clostridium kluyveri:
- a CDS encoding amino acid ABC transporter ATP-binding protein — MVQLNNIHKSFGKSEILKGINMNVKKGEIVVILGPSGSGKTTLLRCINFLERADLGSVTVDNFEVDCKEGSKKDIRKLRCKTAMVFQLYNLFRNKTILENVMEGLVVVKKVPKSEAREKSIELLQSVGLGDKLHNYPSQVSGGQQQRAGIARALILNPEVILFDEPTSALDPELVGEVLNTIKEVAKTGITMVVVTHEIAFAKEIATHVVFMENGVIVEEGLPGKIFNNPKKLRTKQFLSRIMKEEGKSVYS, encoded by the coding sequence ATGGTACAGCTTAATAATATTCATAAATCTTTTGGCAAAAGTGAAATATTAAAAGGAATTAATATGAATGTAAAAAAAGGTGAGATTGTGGTAATACTCGGTCCAAGTGGTTCTGGTAAGACAACTTTACTTAGATGTATTAATTTTTTAGAAAGAGCTGATCTTGGCAGTGTAACAGTGGATAATTTTGAGGTTGATTGTAAAGAGGGCTCTAAAAAGGATATAAGGAAATTAAGATGTAAAACTGCAATGGTTTTTCAACTGTATAATCTATTCAGAAATAAAACAATTCTTGAAAATGTCATGGAGGGACTAGTAGTAGTAAAAAAGGTACCTAAATCTGAAGCAAGAGAAAAGAGTATAGAGTTATTGCAAAGTGTAGGACTTGGAGATAAGCTGCATAACTACCCCTCACAGGTTTCAGGAGGGCAGCAGCAGAGAGCAGGAATAGCAAGAGCTTTAATATTAAATCCTGAAGTAATATTATTTGATGAACCAACTTCGGCATTAGATCCAGAATTGGTGGGAGAAGTATTAAATACCATAAAAGAAGTGGCTAAGACAGGTATTACAATGGTGGTGGTAACTCATGAAATAGCTTTTGCAAAGGAAATTGCGACACATGTGGTGTTTATGGAAAATGGAGTAATAGTTGAAGAAGGATTACCTGGAAAAATATTCAATAATCCAAAAAAATTAAGGACAAAACAATTTTTATCCAGAATTATGAAGGAAGAGGGAAAATCCGTGTATAGTTAG
- a CDS encoding FadR/GntR family transcriptional regulator — protein sequence MSKFLYANIVDDLESKIKKGDLIDGTKLPSERLMAEKYNVSRNVVREAFKVMAEKGLVEIHIGKGAYVSIPKENVITSKLQEAISISKSNLNEILEVRKILEEAVAKRAIQKATKENIRNLEEIYNRMESAIGDTSKFTQEDINFHIELAKCTGNLTLVLLIDTFNNISDKKLYKLNSLYPNRALKAQAEHKDMIRSIKNRDEKKMMMAVDSHINCLASEMEMLNSSLRNKHMADKL from the coding sequence ATGAGTAAATTCTTATATGCCAATATTGTAGATGATTTAGAATCAAAAATTAAAAAAGGTGATTTAATTGATGGTACAAAATTACCATCTGAAAGATTAATGGCTGAAAAATATAATGTGAGTCGTAATGTAGTTAGAGAGGCTTTTAAAGTAATGGCTGAGAAGGGCCTGGTTGAAATACATATTGGCAAAGGCGCTTATGTATCTATTCCCAAGGAAAATGTAATAACCAGTAAACTGCAAGAAGCTATAAGTATTAGCAAATCAAATCTAAATGAAATTTTGGAAGTAAGAAAAATTTTAGAAGAGGCTGTGGCCAAAAGAGCCATTCAAAAAGCTACTAAAGAAAACATAAGAAATTTAGAAGAAATATATAATAGAATGGAATCTGCAATTGGAGATACATCAAAATTTACACAGGAGGATATTAATTTTCATATAGAATTAGCAAAATGTACAGGCAATTTGACTCTAGTGTTACTTATAGATACATTTAACAATATTTCAGATAAAAAATTATACAAACTAAATTCTTTATACCCTAATAGAGCATTAAAGGCTCAAGCTGAACATAAAGACATGATAAGATCCATAAAAAATAGGGATGAAAAGAAAATGATGATGGCTGTAGATTCACACATAAATTGCCTTGCTTCAGAAATGGAAATGTTAAACAGTTCTTTACGGAATAAACATATGGCAGATAAGTTGTAA
- a CDS encoding AAA family ATPase codes for MEKEFNVTGTCIPEMHYMVDISNKLDKVFKLIEKGKYFVINRPRQYGKTTTLFLLNRELKKDNNYLPIKISFEAIDSETYNEMKSFLKSVMTQIINYFKFSKEKNMVEFIRKYNNKVNKMDEFSEFITDLVEYAEKKVVFIIDEVDKSSNNQLFLDFLGMLRNKYLLRNEGMDITFHSVILAGVHDVKSLKIKIRSDEEHKYNSPWNIASDFDVDMSFSKEEIGTMLDDYVKNKGVVLDKEYFSERLHFYTSGYPFLVSKLCKIMDEKIMSEGDLKWKKEYMDMAVKKLLNDDNTNFQSLIKNIENNRELYDFVRNIVLDGEDITYVKSDEIVNLGTLYGILKEENGNCKINNKIYEQLIYNHMMMKVIRNNEYAEISKYNYKSKFIKEDGSLDVKKVLIKFQEFMKHEYSRKRESFLEADGRLLFLAFISPIVNGTGFAFKEVQGGEEKRFDIVITYNKKMYILELKRWQGEEYHKKGLVQLGEYLDQYSLHRGYLLIFDLRKLKGEAGKVDEVRVKIGDREKNIVEVYC; via the coding sequence ATGGAAAAGGAATTTAATGTAACGGGAACCTGTATACCAGAAATGCACTATATGGTAGATATATCAAATAAATTAGATAAAGTTTTTAAACTTATTGAAAAGGGAAAATATTTTGTGATAAATAGACCAAGGCAGTATGGAAAGACTACTACATTATTTTTACTTAATAGGGAACTAAAAAAGGATAATAATTATTTACCTATAAAAATAAGCTTTGAGGCAATAGATTCAGAAACTTATAATGAAATGAAAAGTTTTTTAAAAAGTGTAATGACACAGATAATAAATTATTTTAAGTTTAGTAAAGAAAAAAATATGGTGGAGTTTATTAGAAAATATAATAATAAGGTAAATAAAATGGATGAATTCAGTGAATTCATAACAGACCTAGTAGAATATGCTGAAAAAAAAGTAGTTTTTATTATAGATGAGGTGGATAAAAGCAGTAACAATCAATTGTTTTTAGATTTTTTGGGAATGCTTAGAAACAAGTATCTACTCAGAAATGAAGGAATGGATATTACATTTCACAGCGTAATACTGGCAGGGGTGCACGATGTGAAAAGTTTAAAGATAAAGATAAGATCGGATGAAGAACATAAATATAACAGTCCCTGGAATATAGCCTCGGATTTTGATGTGGACATGAGTTTTTCAAAAGAAGAAATAGGTACTATGCTGGATGACTATGTAAAAAATAAAGGGGTAGTACTGGATAAAGAATATTTCTCAGAAAGACTCCATTTCTATACTTCGGGATATCCTTTCCTTGTAAGTAAGCTCTGCAAAATAATGGATGAAAAAATAATGTCAGAGGGCGATTTGAAGTGGAAAAAAGAATATATGGATATGGCTGTGAAGAAACTTTTAAATGATGATAATACAAATTTTCAGAGTTTAATTAAAAATATTGAAAACAATAGAGAACTATATGATTTTGTAAGAAATATAGTTTTAGATGGAGAAGATATAACATATGTAAAAAGTGATGAGATAGTAAATTTAGGAACATTATATGGTATTTTAAAAGAAGAAAATGGAAATTGTAAAATAAATAATAAAATTTATGAGCAGCTGATATATAACCACATGATGATGAAAGTGATAAGAAATAATGAATATGCTGAAATATCTAAATATAATTACAAGTCAAAATTTATAAAAGAAGACGGGAGTTTAGATGTGAAAAAGGTACTTATAAAGTTCCAGGAGTTTATGAAACATGAATACTCAAGAAAAAGAGAATCCTTCTTGGAAGCAGATGGCAGGTTATTATTTTTAGCCTTTATAAGTCCCATAGTAAATGGCACAGGATTTGCATTTAAAGAAGTGCAGGGTGGAGAGGAAAAAAGGTTTGACATAGTTATAACCTATAATAAAAAAATGTATATATTGGAGTTAAAGAGATGGCAAGGGGAAGAATACCATAAAAAAGGACTTGTCCAACTTGGAGAATATTTAGATCAATACAGTCTGCATAGAGGATATCTTTTGATATTTGACTTGAGAAAACTTAAAGGTGAAGCAGGAAAAGTGGATGAAGTAAGGGTAAAGATAGGTGATAGGGAAAAGAATATAGTGGAAGTCTATTGTTAA
- a CDS encoding Txe/YoeB family addiction module toxin yields MEYRVVFTKQAVKDAKKLDACGLDKKAKELLKIMIKNSYQIPPKYEKLVGDLKWLYSRRINIQHRLVYEVLEEKKMIKVLRMWSYYE; encoded by the coding sequence ATGGAATATAGAGTAGTTTTTACAAAGCAGGCAGTAAAAGATGCTAAAAAATTAGATGCTTGTGGATTAGACAAAAAAGCTAAGGAATTACTAAAGATAATGATTAAAAATTCCTATCAAATCCCACCTAAATATGAAAAGTTAGTGGGGGATTTAAAATGGCTTTATTCAAGAAGAATAAATATACAGCATAGGCTAGTTTATGAAGTATTAGAAGAAAAGAAGATGATAAAAGTTTTAAGAATGTGGTCATACTATGAGTAA
- a CDS encoding type II toxin-antitoxin system Phd/YefM family antitoxin codes for MKTFNVTSVRSDIYNIINQTIVNSEPIQITSKNGDVVMLSLKDWEAIQETLNLVSIPGMKESILEGKKEPVEECKTLQDIGWNIE; via the coding sequence ATGAAGACTTTTAATGTTACTTCAGTTAGAAGTGATATATATAATATAATAAACCAAACTATAGTAAATTCTGAACCTATACAGATAACTAGTAAAAATGGAGATGTTGTTATGTTAAGTCTAAAAGATTGGGAAGCAATACAGGAAACATTGAATCTTGTATCAATACCTGGGATGAAAGAAAGTATTCTTGAAGGTAAAAAGGAACCCGTTGAAGAATGTAAAACATTACAGGATATAGGATGGAATATAGAGTAG
- a CDS encoding nucleotidyltransferase substrate binding protein — protein MKRLDQRIYDFTNALSRLREALEKDITDDIIIDGIIQRFEFTFEQSWKVMKLYLEDQGVLDEALSPRSTIKVAFKHKIISNGDLWIEMMLDRNRTSHMYDETVAKSIVERIKKMYINEFNDLEKLLKVYE, from the coding sequence ATGAAGAGATTAGATCAAAGAATATATGATTTTACAAATGCATTAAGCCGATTAAGAGAAGCTTTAGAAAAAGACATTACAGATGATATAATAATAGATGGTATTATTCAAAGATTTGAATTTACATTCGAGCAGAGTTGGAAGGTTATGAAGCTATATTTAGAGGATCAAGGAGTATTAGATGAAGCTTTATCACCAAGAAGCACTATAAAAGTGGCTTTTAAGCATAAGATAATATCTAATGGAGATTTATGGATTGAGATGATGTTAGATAGAAATAGGACATCTCATATGTATGATGAAACAGTTGCTAAAAGCATAGTTGAAAGGATCAAAAAGATGTATATTAATGAATTTAATGATTTGGAAAAGTTATTAAAAGTGTATGAATGA
- a CDS encoding nucleotidyltransferase family protein, whose amino-acid sequence MIDDKLKTELEVIFSRYTEVKKVLLFGSRARGDNRHNSDIDLCIFGEGVTHLILAKINMDINELDTCLSFDILSINELSKEELIKNILKEGVVIYNEEIRSKNI is encoded by the coding sequence TTGATAGATGATAAATTAAAAACTGAGTTAGAAGTGATTTTTAGTAGATATACAGAGGTTAAAAAAGTTTTATTATTTGGCTCCCGAGCTAGAGGGGATAATAGGCATAATTCCGATATAGATTTATGTATATTTGGTGAAGGTGTAACTCATTTAATTTTAGCAAAGATAAATATGGATATAAATGAATTAGATACTTGTCTAAGTTTTGATATATTATCCATTAATGAGCTTAGCAAAGAAGAATTAATAAAAAATATACTAAAAGAAGGTGTCGTTATATATAATGAAGAGATTAGATCAAAGAATATATGA
- a CDS encoding HepT-like ribonuclease domain-containing protein — translation MNKLRLYDLIKNIEETISLLNKALFKLEEIEDEDLNSLIKSSIKQTFLEYFILIESFTSMCLKELKLYKISDDMEKSLIKLYENKIIDKNLLDFLNVYRRYRNRIAHVYKQPGIEEIIIFLEKNKDKMEKVVNIMKKIYRKL, via the coding sequence ATGAATAAGCTTAGATTGTATGATTTGATAAAAAATATAGAGGAAACAATAAGCCTCTTAAATAAGGCACTATTTAAATTAGAGGAAATTGAGGATGAAGATTTAAATAGTTTGATAAAATCATCTATAAAACAAACCTTTTTAGAGTATTTTATATTAATTGAGAGTTTTACATCTATGTGTTTAAAAGAACTAAAATTGTATAAGATTAGTGATGATATGGAAAAATCTTTAATAAAACTATACGAAAATAAAATTATAGATAAAAACCTGCTGGATTTTTTAAATGTATATAGAAGATACAGAAATAGAATAGCACATGTTTACAAACAGCCTGGTATAGAAGAAATCATAATTTTTTTAGAAAAGAATAAAGATAAAATGGAAAAAGTAGTAAATATAATGAAGAAGATTTATAGAAAATTATAA
- the mntA gene encoding type VII toxin-antitoxin system MntA family adenylyltransferase antitoxin — MDGGKINILDKLKSKKAIDIFKQNKINTAVVFGSILTENFEEYSDVDIAILSKNKITTDVIMIMEESLEKLLGRDVDIVDLKSEDTQLNMKVSIYDNGKIIYDDDHCKLYNLDYMEVERVYKENETFRFFRERDLIFDE; from the coding sequence ATGGATGGTGGTAAAATAAATATATTAGATAAGCTAAAATCAAAAAAGGCAATAGATATATTTAAACAAAATAAAATAAACACAGCTGTAGTATTTGGCAGTATTTTAACAGAGAATTTTGAAGAATATTCTGATGTAGATATTGCAATTTTAAGTAAAAATAAAATTACTACTGATGTAATAATGATTATGGAAGAATCCCTTGAAAAACTTTTAGGTAGAGATGTGGATATAGTTGATTTAAAATCAGAAGATACTCAGTTAAATATGAAAGTTAGTATATATGATAATGGAAAAATTATATACGATGATGACCATTGTAAGTTATACAATTTAGATTATATGGAGGTGGAAAGGGTATATAAGGAAAATGAAACCTTTAGATTCTTCAGAGAAAGGGATTTGATTTTTGATGAATAA
- a CDS encoding PD-(D/E)XK nuclease family transposase, which translates to MCRLNPKVDFAFKKLFGSSENKDILISFINSVLSEDEQLF; encoded by the coding sequence ATGTGCAGGTTAAATCCTAAAGTAGATTTTGCATTTAAGAAATTATTTGGAAGTTCCGAGAATAAGGACATATTAATTTCATTTATAAATTCAGTACTTTCAGAAGATGAGCAGCTTTTTTAA